From Proteus vulgaris:
GTTGTTCTTGTTTTAAAATAGCATCAACACCCGCTCCTAATGCAAAAATACCTTTAAGGTGATTGCGACTTGCAAGCATTTCATAAGGAGGAAGCCAAACCATAGCATAATCAGCAGGTTGATTATCGCCTGGTTCCCAAATGCGTATATTGGCATTCGGCAAACGCGCCTTCATACCGTTGATCCATGTCTCTGCGTCAAAAAAAGGATGATAATAAATAATATTCATTGTGCCTTCCTCCAGCATTTTTATCATAGGGTGCGAGGGTTACGTTCTGATTTCAAGTCTCTTTGAATAAGTTGTTAATAAAAATGTTGAGAATGTTAACCAGTTAACGAAAATCTCAATTCTTTTTTCAATACGCTAACCTATTGCGTGAATTGGTTTACTACATAATTTGTCTAGCATTTGTGCATATTGTTTTTTATTTGACTGCTTGATACAAAAGTTAAAAGAAAAATGCATTTAGCTGTTGACGCTTATGCTCCTTTTCCCTATAGTAGCGCCCCGTTGAGAGATGTTAAGTACATATCCAACAACAATACGGTGAGATGTCCGAGAGGCTGAAGGAGCACGCCTGGAAAGTGTGTATACGGCAACGTATCGAGGGTTCGAATCCCTCTCTCACCGCCATATTCTAAGATAGAGCCTAGTTTTTTAATTAGGCTCTATTTTTTTGTAGAAAAAATATCAACTTTCATTCTAGTTATTTTTTCTCGCTTCCATCTATAGCCCATTTAAACTCATTTTTCGATACTATTTCTTTAGTATACAACACCCACTTATTTTATTTTGGCTTAATCGTTTTATTTAATAATTTTTTATCAGTTAACAATCTCTAATAATTAATTTTTAATGATCAAAAATAGCTTATCTAGTTGCTATTTAACTCTATTCGTATTTTTATGACAGAAAACGACTTTTATTATCTCTCTATAAATGACATTTATTCTAAAATAAAACGCTTTTTATAATTTTTAAATAAATTTAAACTTTATTTTCAAGCAAGCAACAGAATAAATACAATAAGATACATTGTATTATCTCTTTACGTTAACTTATTAGTTTAATTGATTTAATTTTCACTAAGCTTTAAGATATACATTAATAATTTGATGTATCACATTATTATCAGCGAATAAAAGCGATATCCTCTCTTTTCCTTATCGCCGTTATTCGGCATCTGACTTCTTATTTTGGTTTAAGCCTAAATGAAAACTCATAAAGTTAACCGGGTTCGCCCCTTTAGTGCATTTATTGATGCATGTGTAAAAGAGCCTTACTCTTTTGCACGTTTATTAAAAGATATTATTGCAGGGATCACCGTCGGAATTATCGCGATACCATTAGCCATGGCACTGGCAATTGGTAGCGGTGTTCCTCCGCAATACGGTCTTTATACCGCAGCTATTGCCGGTATAGTCATTGCTGTTTCTGGTGGCTCTCGCTACAGTGTTTCAGGCCCCACAGCAGCTTTCGTTGTAATACTTTATCCGGTATCTCAGCAATTTGGTTTAAGTGGTTTATTGATTGCCACATTAATGTCTGGCGTTATTTTAGTTGTTATGGGATTAGCCCGCTTTGGTAAACTCATTGAGTATATTCCTGTTTCTGTAACACTGGGATTTACCTCAGGGATTGCTATCACCATTGCGACCATGCAAATAAAAGACTTTTTTGGTCTTGAGATGGCGCATGTACCAGAAACTTATATCGATAAAATTATTGCCTTAGGTTCTGCATTACCTACCATTCACCTTGGTGATACGCTTATCGGCTTAACAACACTGTTTGTTTTAATCTACTGGCCAAAATTAAATTTACGCTTACCAGGGCATTTACCCGCTTTAATCGCGGGTACTGCAGTAATGGGTATTGTGAATATGTTCGGCCATGAAGTTGCAACGATTGGCTCGCAGTTTAGTTATCTACTTCCAGATGGATCAACTGGACAAGGTATTCCACCGATACTGCCTCAGTTTGTTTTACCTTGGAATTTACCAAGCACTGGGGTATCTCTTGAATTAAATTGGAGTACAGTTTCTGCTTTGTTACCGGCGGCTTTTTCAATGGCAATGTTAGGTGCAATCGAATCGTTACTGTGTGCCGTTGTGCTTGATGGCATGACAGGTAAAAAGCACCACTCTAATGGTGAATTACTAGGACAAGGTGTCGGTAATATTGTCGCCCCTTTCTTTGGTGGTATAACAGCAACTGCAGCGATTGCACGTTCAGCAGCTAACGTCCGCGCAGGTGCAACATCACCAGTTTCAGCGATTGTTCACTCATTGTTAGTGTTATTAACTTTACTGGTATTAGCCCCATTTCTTTCATATTTACCTTTAGCCGCAATGTCAGCACTACTGTTAATTGTTGCATGGAATATGAGTGAAGCGCGTAAAGTTATTGATCTCATTCGTCACGCTCCTAAAGATGATATTATTGTCTTAGTATTATGTTTATCACTCACCGTTCTCTTTGATATGGTCATTGCCATTACTATCGGTATTGTATTAGCTTCACTGTTATTTATGCGTCGTATTGCCAATATGACCAAAATAACTGAATCTCCTTATACCGATGATGATAAACAATTATTAGTTGTGCGTGTTAATGGCCCGCTATTCTTTGCAGCTGCTGAGCGTATTTTTAATGAATTACGTGAGCGTAGCAAAGGTTATAAAACCGTTATTATGCAATGGGATGCTGTGCCAGTCTTAGATGCAGGGGGCTTACATGCCTTCCAACATTTCGTAACTGATGTCAAACATGATACTCATGTGATTGTGTGTGATATTCCCTTCCAACCTTTAAAAACGTTGGCAAGAGCAAGAGTCACGCCTATTGAAGGAGAACTTAATTTTTATCCTTCATTACAAAAAGCACTGGATGATTTGGAATTAATTCAGTAGTTATTTAGATTTTTCAGATAAAAAACCAACGCCTTTAATTAATATTAAATAAAGATTAAAGGCGTTTTTTTATTATGAGTAATTATAAGATTTAATTTGAGAAATTATTAGTTTCAACATTTATTCTTAATATAAGAAATAATTTACTTAATAAGAAATAAACGCATTACCAATCCCGCTTCCTTGCACACCTTTTTTTAATAAATCTTGATAAAGCGCATTCATACCCAGCCAGTGATTTTCACACCATTCAGGGGCAAGTAAGGTCGGTTTTCTCGCGCTGGCACAAACGCGGTGATAGATAATTTCACAGGGAGTATGGCGGATCATCTCACCCGCTGTATAAACATATTGTTCTTGCGTCAATGCATTAATACGCCCTGCTTTCCATGCCTTAGCTATCGTACTACCTTCAACAATATGTAAAGGATGTAATTTAAGTCCGTCAGTACCCGTTTCAACCACTCGTTCTAATGTCTGCATATTAAGCAGATGATCTTCTCGTGGTAACCCGACAATAAGGTGCGTACACACTTTTAAACCACGACGACGAGCCTCTCGCGTTGTCGCTTGATAACACTGAAAATCATGCCCACGATTAATGTGTTTCAATGTTTTATCATGAGCTGTTTGTAAACCCAGCTCTAACCACACTTCATAGCCTTGATCGCGATAACCTTGCAATAAATCCAATACACTAACAGGAACACAATCTGGCCGAGTTCCTACACATAACCCTACCATATCTGCTTGTAATAGTGCGGTTTCATATAAAGTACGTAAGTATTCTACTTCGGCATAAGTGCTGGTATAAGCTTGGAAATAAGCTAGGTAACGATGTGCTCGGTTAATATTTTTGGCTTGTAACGCTATTTGTTCTTCTATCGAATGATATTGCGTTTGTTCATCAGCAAAAGAAGAGACATTACAGAAAGTACAGCCACCTCGCCCTAATGTGCCATCTCGATTAGGACA
This genomic window contains:
- a CDS encoding TIGR01212 family radical SAM protein (This family includes YhcC from E. coli K-12, an uncharacterized radical SAM protein.) → MQLHTVVNMFGADLQRRYHEKIHKIALHGGFNCPNRDGTLGRGGCTFCNVSSFADEQTQYHSIEEQIALQAKNINRAHRYLAYFQAYTSTYAEVEYLRTLYETALLQADMVGLCVGTRPDCVPVSVLDLLQGYRDQGYEVWLELGLQTAHDKTLKHINRGHDFQCYQATTREARRRGLKVCTHLIVGLPREDHLLNMQTLERVVETGTDGLKLHPLHIVEGSTIAKAWKAGRINALTQEQYVYTAGEMIRHTPCEIIYHRVCASARKPTLLAPEWCENHWLGMNALYQDLLKKGVQGSGIGNAFISY
- the dauA gene encoding C4-dicarboxylic acid transporter DauA; translated protein: MKTHKVNRVRPFSAFIDACVKEPYSFARLLKDIIAGITVGIIAIPLAMALAIGSGVPPQYGLYTAAIAGIVIAVSGGSRYSVSGPTAAFVVILYPVSQQFGLSGLLIATLMSGVILVVMGLARFGKLIEYIPVSVTLGFTSGIAITIATMQIKDFFGLEMAHVPETYIDKIIALGSALPTIHLGDTLIGLTTLFVLIYWPKLNLRLPGHLPALIAGTAVMGIVNMFGHEVATIGSQFSYLLPDGSTGQGIPPILPQFVLPWNLPSTGVSLELNWSTVSALLPAAFSMAMLGAIESLLCAVVLDGMTGKKHHSNGELLGQGVGNIVAPFFGGITATAAIARSAANVRAGATSPVSAIVHSLLVLLTLLVLAPFLSYLPLAAMSALLLIVAWNMSEARKVIDLIRHAPKDDIIVLVLCLSLTVLFDMVIAITIGIVLASLLFMRRIANMTKITESPYTDDDKQLLVVRVNGPLFFAAAERIFNELRERSKGYKTVIMQWDAVPVLDAGGLHAFQHFVTDVKHDTHVIVCDIPFQPLKTLARARVTPIEGELNFYPSLQKALDDLELIQ